From one Lolium rigidum isolate FL_2022 chromosome 4, APGP_CSIRO_Lrig_0.1, whole genome shotgun sequence genomic stretch:
- the LOC124649748 gene encoding probable WRKY transcription factor 57, protein MAAIGVTPVLYEPAAGDASCFFTSSLMPSYFSHGHGGVSSTTSSSPASSYSAALSASPVQSPMQPAIADYAGQLDMPEYLFDHGLFAALPPNGPLAPIQQDGSHGVPGASATTPTHARGAAEPAAMERPRTERIAFRMKSEIEILDDGYKWRKYGKKSVKNSPNPRNYYRCSTEGCDVKKRVERDRDDTAYVVTTYEGTHTHVSPSTVYYASQDAASGRFFVAGTHPPPGSLD, encoded by the exons ATGGCGGCAATCGGAGTGACGCCAGTCCTCTACGAACCAGCGGCGGGCGACGCCTCCTgcttcttcacctcctccttgATGCCATCGTACTTCTCCCACGGCCACGGGGGAgtcagctccacaacgtcatccaGCCCAGCGTCCAGCTACTCCGCCGCGCTCAGCGCCTCCCCGGTGCAGTCGCCGATGCAGCCAGcgatcgccgactacgcgggacaGCTCGACATGCCCGAGTACCTCTTCGACCACGGCTTGTTTGCCGCGCTGCCGCCGAATGGCCCGCTCGCCCCCATCCAGCAAGATGGCAGCCACGGTGTCCCCGGTGCAAGCGCGACGACGCCCACTCACGCTAGGGGCGCTGCCGAGCCGGCGGCGATGGAGCGCCCGCGGACGGAGCGGATCGCGTTCCGGATGAAGTCGGAGATCGAAATCCTCGACGACGGGTATAAGTGGCGGAAGTACGGCAAGAAGTCCGTCAAGAACAGCCCCAACCCAAG GAACTACTACCGGTGCTCGACGGAAGGGTGCGACGTGAAGAAGAGGGTGGAGCGGGACAGGGACGACACAGCCTACGTGGTGACGACATACGAGGGGACACACACCCACGTCAGCCCCAGCACAGTCTACTACGCCAGCCAGGACGCCGCCTCCGGCCGCTTCTTCGTCGCCGGCACGCACCCACCGCCAGGGTCGCTCGACTAG